In the Leptospira fletcheri genome, CGAAAAAGCATCCCGGTAAATTAAGAATCGCTTATTCGATCGAGTCTCCGATCGGAACCGGAGTGAACGAGGATCATTCCGGCGCGGTCCTCGATACGGTACAATTACTGAAATCCTTAGGTCATAAAGTGACGGAAGCGAAGCCGGAGATCGACGGGAAAAAATTGGCCGCCTCCTTCCTCATGATGTATTTCGGGGAAGTCGCCTCCGAATTACAGATCGCGAAGGCATTTTTAGGCAGAAAAGCCTCCATGAGAGACGTGGAGTCTACGACTTGGATCTTAGGGCTCTTAGGCTTTTCGGTTTCCGCAGGAGAGTTCGTTTCCCAGATGAAGTATTGGGACCAGGCTTCGTATCGGATGGGAGAATTTCATAAGAACTACGATCTATATCTCACGCCCACCACTGCGGAACCCCCGGCAAAGATCGGAGAATTGGCTCCGAAATTCTATGAGGAAATCGCGATGCAGATCGTGGGTCGACTGGGATTGGGCAAGTTGTTGCTCGCTACCGGACTCGTGGACCAACTCGTGGAGAAAAACCTTTCCAGAACTCCCTTTACCCAATTGGCAAATCTGACGGGCCAACCTTCTGTTTCGATTCCCCTTTCCCGAACTCGACTGGGACTCCCGATCGGATTGATGTTCACGGCGGCGAGAGGGCGGGAGGATATTTTGATCCGTTTGGCTTCTCAACTGGAAAAAGCTCGGCCTTGGGCGGATCTGGCCAAAAGTTAACGAAAAAGCCGGACGCAAAAAGGATCGCTTTCACTTCCCACTTTACAAATCCAAATTGATCGCATTAGGTATCCGTATGTCCTTAAGCCACGACGAATTCAAAAACGCACTTTCTCATTTCGCGTCCGGAGTGACGATTGTAACGTTCACGGATATGACCCGCACGGGCGGATTGACGGTGAGTAGTTTTAGTTCTCTTTCCTTGGACCCTCCTTTGGTACTATTCAACCTACAGAAGAATATCTCCAGCCATGATCCTCTTCTCTCTTCCGGCAAATTCACGATCAACATCCTCGCTTCCGGACAAGAAGAACTCTCCAACCAATTCGCGTCCGGAAAAATCGATAAGCACGAATTGATCCAAAAATTAGCCTGCGATCTAGGACACAACGGGGTCCCATTCCTTTCCGAAACACTTGCAAGAATCGAATGTGATTTGGAAAAAGAGATCGATGGAGGGGATCATACGATCGTAGTGGGGCGGGTTCTTTTCGCTTCTTCCGACGACTCCAAGCGTCCGCTTTTGTATTATCGAAGGAGATACAGAGAGTTCGCCGATTAAGTAGATTCTATTATTCGAATGTAAGTTTTTGGAGGTCCGCTTTCCGAATGGACTTACGTTCCGTAATCAGAAGGGGAACTCGGAACTCCGTCCTTTGGAGTTTGTCCTTTGCAACAAACTTGACTCCGTCGGATTTCGTTTCTATTTCGACTTCATGATCGTTTTGGGCAAAGACCTTACCCTCCACCGTACTGCCGTCCTTTAAATGCAATCGGTCCACAGTCCCGCCATCCGGGTCGGAGAACTGCCTTTCTATCGTGATGTTTTCCGCGTCGAAGCCTAGGATCTTACTCGAAAACGTTTCTCCGGAAACCAAATGAACGGTGACTTTTCCGGACATGGCCATCCGGTACAATTGCTGCTCTACCGTTTCGCTTTGTTGATCCCAGTGATTCGCATACATACCCTCTTCACAAAACTCGACGATAAAGGTCCGTTTGGTGATCGTGAAGAGCCAACCTAAAAGAATCGTGACGGTATAATCGTGCCATTTTGCCGTTTCGGTCGTACGGATCGTCTTTCCCGGCGGCGGTTCCGGTAAGGGAGAATTCAAAGGAGGAATCAAGCCGAAAAAGACGGAAGACTTCCATGCCGGAATGAGACCTCCGAGAAAGGACCAACGGGATTGGACGGATTCGATCTTACAGGAAGCGGAAGATTCGGCGGCGAGAATCATACGATTTTCAGGATTCGTACTGATTCGCTTTTCGAGCGTACAGAAGTTCAGCAATACCGGAACTGCTAGAAAAGCACATGAAAGGAATTTATTTCGCTTAACGATGCTTTGCTTCATTTTTCTCGATCCGATCCGAACCAAACGGGAACCCTTTTTTTGTCGAAAGTATTCTTACTGCAAAGGCCGCACAAGTAAAATTAGGGGTTAGAACAAGATCGTTCCAAAGCAGAATATCGTAGCGGAAAAAATCGAGAGACTTCCTAGGGAAACGAAACATGTACTCCTACGCAAACGTCTCTTCCCATCCGTCGATGGATACGACAGTTCGGCCAACCCCCGTTACAACCGCCAAAACTCCTAATTCTAGTTTCCCTGGGACGTTGAGCGGGAAAAGCTGGTCCCTGTAATGGAAAAAGAAGCCGTTTCCCTCGAAGATGCCCTAGAGCACGGACTCACTGCGGATGAATTCGCCAAGATACAAGAAATATTGGGAAGAGTTCCCAATTCCACAGAACTGGGAATCTTCTCGGCCATGTGGTCCGAGCATTGTTCGTATAAAAATTCCATTCTGCAATTAAAAACCCTACCTACCAAATCGGACAAACTCTTGGCCCAAGCGGGAGAGGAAAACGCGGGCGCAATGGATATAGGGGACGGATTAGCGGTGGTATTCAAGATAGAAAGCCACAACCACCCCACGGCAGTAGAGCCTTACCAAGGTGCGGCCACGGGAGTAGGCGGGATCATGAGGGACATCTTTACGATGGGAGCCAGGCCCATCGTCTCTTTGAACTCTTTACGATTCGGAAACCCGGACCAACCCAGAAATAAATATCTTCTCTCCCGTGCGGTCAAAGGAATCGGCGATTACGGAAACTCTCTCGGCATTGCAGTTTCGGGTGGAGAGCTTTTCATAGACGAATGTTTTTCCAAAAATCCTCTCGTAAACGCCATGACCGTGGGAATCGTCCGTCACGACCAAATGGCGAGCGCCACTACCGGAGGAAAGGTAGGCAATGCCGTATTCATCGTAGGTTCCACGACCGGACGGGACGGGATCCACGGAGCTTCCTTCGCCTCCAAGGACCTGACCAAGGAATCCGAATCCAAAAGATCCGCGGTCCAAGTCGGAGATCCTTTCATGGAAA is a window encoding:
- a CDS encoding flavin reductase family protein, translated to MSLSHDEFKNALSHFASGVTIVTFTDMTRTGGLTVSSFSSLSLDPPLVLFNLQKNISSHDPLLSSGKFTINILASGQEELSNQFASGKIDKHELIQKLACDLGHNGVPFLSETLARIECDLEKEIDGGDHTIVVGRVLFASSDDSKRPLLYYRRRYREFAD
- a CDS encoding LIC_13076 family protein, which encodes MKQSIVKRNKFLSCAFLAVPVLLNFCTLEKRISTNPENRMILAAESSASCKIESVQSRWSFLGGLIPAWKSSVFFGLIPPLNSPLPEPPPGKTIRTTETAKWHDYTVTILLGWLFTITKRTFIVEFCEEGMYANHWDQQSETVEQQLYRMAMSGKVTVHLVSGETFSSKILGFDAENITIERQFSDPDGGTVDRLHLKDGSTVEGKVFAQNDHEVEIETKSDGVKFVAKDKLQRTEFRVPLLITERKSIRKADLQKLTFE